The genomic DNA AGGATGTCCGAGCCGCCGACGAACTCGCCCTTGACGTAGAGCTGCGGGATGGTCGGCCAGTTGCTGTATTCCTTGATGCCCTGGCGGATGCCGTCGTCCTCCAGCACATTGACGGTCTTGAGCGAGCGCGTATCGACGCCGACGGCCTTGAGGATCTGGATCGCGCGGCCCGAGAAACCGCACATCGGGAAGCTGGCGTTGCCCTTCATGAAGAGCACGAGGTCATTGGTCTTGACGAGGTCGTCGATGCGTTGCTGGGCGTCGGGCATGGGGACTCCTTGGAAATGGGCTTCGCGGCATTATTTCACCGAGCGCAGGA from Variovorax sp. PBL-E5 includes the following:
- the grxD gene encoding Grx4 family monothiol glutaredoxin produces the protein MPDAQQRIDDLVKTNDLVLFMKGNASFPMCGFSGRAIQILKAVGVDTRSLKTVNVLEDDGIRQGIKEYSNWPTIPQLYVKGEFVGGSDILMEMYESGELQQMLNGSPA